The following proteins are co-located in the Gossypium hirsutum isolate 1008001.06 chromosome A02, Gossypium_hirsutum_v2.1, whole genome shotgun sequence genome:
- the LOC107951484 gene encoding uncharacterized protein, with product MKPQSLCIFFLLHFFALLCTAASEYEDPSNGGTIVFTTLGRSNYAWDIYTLPTSDPPSPSNELRVTDGESVNFNGQFPSTSPSSVLSLLHNRSLIRTPGPQAPPPLQLVYVTERNGMPNIYYDALYYSAPGSTRSRSALEVPVRLQAPLLGLEESKNRVSMKDRPSLSGENLIYVSTHEDPGEPRTSWAAVYSTHLGTGLTRRLTPSGIADFSPAVSPSGVWTAVASYGKEGWGGEVEELSTDIYVFLTRDGTHRVKVVEHGGWPCWVDDSTLYFHRRSEDQWISVYKATFPKNKPVSTESVTIQRVTPPGLHAFTPATSPGNHKFIAVATRRPNSSFRHIELFDTVKNEFIELTRHVSPTTHHLNPFISPDSARVGYHKCRGESNGAKATQLLLENVKSPVRNLSLFRMYGSFPSFSPAGDRIAYVDFPGVYVVNRDGSNLRQVFHLNAFGSAWDPVRKGIVYTSAGPEFSSVSTEVDIVSINVDDVEQSNYKRLTIDGKNNAFPSPSPDGKRIVFRSGRSGHKNLYIMDAIEGETSWIERLTDGPWTDTMCNWSPDGDLIAFSSDRHNPGSGSFELYMIHPNGTGLRRLLRSGSSGRVNHPSFRPDGKLLVFTTDYGGISAEPISNPHHYQPYGEIFTMKLDGSDLKRLTHNSYEDGTPTWAPLYINPVDVEWPRKGECAFEDCHWLNEMPGRGTKLVGPWGLAKPLCGVF from the coding sequence ATGAAACCCCAATCGCTTTGCATCTTTTTTCTTCTCCATTTCTTCGCTTTACTATGCACGGCGGCGTCGGAGTATGAAGATCCGAGCAACGGCGGAACCATCGTTTTTACTACACTTGGCCGATCAAATTATGCTTGGGACATCTATACTCTTCCAACTTCCGACCCACCAAGTCCTTCCAATGAACTTCGGGTTACCGACGGCGAATCTGTCAACTTCAACGGCCAGTTCCCTTCGACCTCACCGTCCTCTGTTCTCTCTCTGCTACATAACCGAAGCCTAATTCGAACCCCAGGTCCACAAGCTCCGCCGCCCCTCCAGCTCGTCTACGTGACGGAACGCAATGGGATGCCGAATATTTACTACGACGCGCTTTATTACAGTGCGCCGGGAAGTACTAGATCGAGATCGGCACTTGAAGTTCCCGTCCGACTTCAGGCTCCGTTGTTGGGTTTAGAAGAAAGCAAGAATAGGGTTTCAATGAAAGATAGGCCGAGTTTGAGTGGAGAGAATTTGATTTACGTGTCAACTCATGAGGACCCAGGTGAACCCAGGACGAGTTGGGCTGCTGTGTACTCGACTCATTTAGGAACCGGGTTGACTCGACGACTCACTCCTTCCGGAATCGCCGACTTTAGCCCCGCTGTGTCTCCATCTGGGGTTTGGACAGCTGTGGCTTCGTATGGGAAAGAAGGGTGGGGTGGGGAAGTGGAAGAACTGAGTACTGATATTTATGTTTTCTTGACTCGTGATGGGACTCACCGAGTCAAGGTTGTTGAACACGGTGGGTGGCCGTGTTGGGTTGATGACTCAACTCTGTACTTCCATAGGAGAAGTGAAGACCAGTGGATAAGCGTTTACAAAGCAACTTTCCCTAAAAACAAACCCGTTTCTACCGAGTCGGTGACGATTCAGCGAGTCACACCACCGGGTCTCCACGCTTTCACCCCAGCTACATCCCCAGGTAACCATAAGTTCATAGCAGTAGCTACAAGAAGACCCAATTCAAGTTTTCGCCACATAGAACTGTTTGACACTGTTAAAAACGAGTTTATTGAGCTAACTCGGCATGTTTCTCCTACAACCCATCACTTAAACCCGTTCATATCACCCGACTCAGCCCGAGTTGGGTACCATAAGTGTAGGGGAGAAAGTAATGGAGCAAAAGCTACTCAATTATTGCTTGAAAATGTTAAAAGCCCAGTGCGGAATCTCTCTCTTTTCAGAATGTACGGTTCATTCCCTTCTTTCTCACCCGCGGGTGACCGAATAGCCTACGTGGATTTCCCCGGTGTTTATGTAGTGAACCGGGACGGTTCGAACCTGCGCCAGGTTTTCCACTTGAATGCTTTTGGAAGCGCTTGGGACCCGGTACGAAAGGGAATTGTATACACAAGTGCTGGACCGGAGTTTTCAAGTGTGAGTACTGAAGTTGATATTGTATCCATCAACGTTGATGATGTTGAGCAATCAAATTATAAAAGGTTGACCATAGATGGTAAGAACAATGCATTTCCCTCGCCATCACCCGACGGGAAACGGATTGTATTCAGGTCGGGACGGTCGGGTCACAAGAACTTATATATAATGGATGCAATCGAAGGGGAGACGAGTTGGATTGAAAGACTAACAGATGGTCCGTGGACGGACACAATGTGTAATTGGTCACCAGATGGTGATTTGATTGCATTTTCTTCGGATCGACATAATCCAGGGTCAGGTAGTTTCGAGTTATATATGATTCACCCGAACGGTACCGGGTTAAGAAGGTTGCTTAGGAGCGGTTCATCCGGACGGGTCAACCACCCGTCATTTCGTCCGGATGGGAAGTTATTGGTATTCACTACGGATTACGGTGGAATATCAGCAGAGCCAATCTCAAACCCACATCACTACCAACCATATGGTGAGATATTCACAATGAAATTGGACGGTTCTGATTTGAAGAGACTGACCCACAATTCTTATGAAGATGGGACCCCTACGTGGGCCCCATTGTACATCAATCCAGTTGACGTGGAATGGCCGAGGAAGGGCGAATGTGCATTTGAGGATTGTCATTGGCTGAATGAAATGCCAGGGCGTGGAACCAAGTTGGTCGGACCATGGGGGTTAGCCAAGCCTCTTTGCGGTGTATTTTAA
- the LOC107951483 gene encoding SWI/SNF complex subunit SWI3C — protein sequence MPASSSDGRGRWKRRKRERRLKHQLEEKDVVPEEDDEEENNDDLDNSGDDAAGVATDPSLPGSSESEVLAGGGLRISEFPPVVKRTVNCPHGSVMAIVASERAGLIGDSKVHQQVELAVLENVSHGQIQSVSTEAPVVDPEKYVITPPPIMEGRGVVKRFGSTVHVLPMHSEWFSPATVHRLERQVVPLFFSGKSPEHTPERYIECRNQIVVKYMDNPGKRITVSDCQGLVNGINNEDLTRIFRFLDHWGIINYCAAAPSHEPWKVGSYLREESNGEVHVPSAALKSIDSLIKFEKPKCRLKAADVYSPLSCHDNDVSDLDNRIRERLSENYCSSCSQPIPTSYYQSQKEVDTLLCSDCFHDGRFFSGHSSIDFVRVESTKDYGDLDGESWSDQETLMLLEALEIYTDNWNEIAEHVGTKSKAQCILHFLRLPMEEGLLEDMEVPSMPKSMIVSNGDRCGRLHSNMNGSLPGPNLQDADSESRLPFANSGNPVMAMVAFLASAVGPRVAAACAHASLAALSEGENSAINGSIDQNEAEVHPLPPEKTKAAAKAGLAAAAMKAKLFADHEEREIQRLSANIINHQLKRMELKLKQFAEVETLLMKECDQVEKTRQRFAAERARIVSTRFSPVGVTSQMSLPGVASFMANNNISNNRQQVMSTSPSQPQPSVSGYGGNQPVNPHVPFMQRQPMFPMGPRLPLTAMQASTSGSPNVMFNSPGNTQPTINHPLMRSASGTSSG from the exons ATGCCTGCTTCTTCTTCAG ATGGTCGAGGTAGATGGAAGCGGCGGAAGCGAGAGCGAAGATTGAAGCACCAGCTGGAAGAAAAGGATGTGGTTCCGGAGGAAGACGATGAAGAAGAGAACAACGATGACCTTGACAACTCCGGGGACGATGCCGCCGGTGTCGCCACGGATCCATCCTTACCGGGCTCCAGCGAGAGTGAGGTCCTGGCCGGCGGTGGACTTCGCATCTCGGAGTTCCCTCCCGTGGTGAAGAGAACCGTGAACTGTCCTCACGGTTCCGTAATGGCGATCGTGGCATCTGAACGGGCGGGTTTGATTGGGGATAGTAAGGTGCATCAGCAGGTTGAGCTGGCGGTTTTGGAGAATGTTTCGCACGGGCAGATACAGTCGGTTTCTACGGAAGCTCCCGTTGTTGATCCGGAGAAGTATGTGATCACCCCTCCTCCTATAATGGAGGGTCGTGGTGTTGTTAAGAGGTTTGGGAGTACGGTTCATGTCCTGCCAATGCATTCAG AGTGGTTTTCACCAGCCACAGTGCATCGTCTAGAAAGACAAGTTGTGCCACTTTTCTTCTCTGGGAAGTCACCTGAACACACGCCAGAAAGATATATTGAATGTAGAAACCAAATAGTTGTCAAATACATGGATAATCCTGGGAAGAGAATTACAGTTTCTGATTGTCAGGGGTTGGTAAATGGTATCAATAATGAGGATTTAACTCGGATTTTTCGGTTTCTTGATCACTGGGGAATCATCAATTATTGTGCAGCTGCACCAAGTCATGAGCCATGGAAAGTTGGATCCTACTTAAGGGAGGAATCAAATGGTGAGGTTCATGTGCCATCAGCTGCTTTAAAGTCTATTGATAGTTTGATCAAatttgaaaagccgaaatgtaGGCTTAAGGCAGCAGATGTTTATTCCCCATTGTCATGTCATGATAACGATGTCTCTGACTTGGACAACAGAATACGAGAGCGCTTATCTGAAAACTATTGTAGTTCTTGTTCTCAGCCTATTCCCACCTCATATTATCAGTCACAAAAGGAG GTTGATACGCTACTTTGTTCTGATTGCTTCCATGATGGGAGATTTTTTTCTGGTCATTCAAGCATAGATTTTGTTAGGGTAGAGTCAACAAAAGATTATGGTGACCTAGATGGAGAAAGTTGGAGTGATCAGGAAACGCTAATGCTGCTTGAGGCATTGGAAATTTACACTGACAACTGGAATGAAATAGCTGAGCATGTTGGTACCAAGTCAAAAGCACAATGCATACTTCATTTTTTACGTCTACCCATGGAGGAGGGTCTATTGGAAGATATGGAAGTCCCAAGCATGCCCAAATCAATGATCGTTTCAAATGGAGATCGCTGTGGAAGATTGCACTCAAATATGAATGGGAGTCTACCAG GGCCCAACCTTCAAGATGCAGATTCCGAAAGCAGGCTTCCTTTTGCGAATTCTGGAAATCCAGTAATGGCTATG GTTGCTTTTCTAGCCTCTGCTGTTGGACCCAGAGTTGCTGCAGCTTGTGCCCATGCATCATTGGCAGCTTTGTCTGAAGGTGAGAACTCAGCAATAAATGGATCTATTGATCAAAACGAGGCGGAGGTTCATCCACTACCTCCAGAAAAAACTAAAGCTGCTGCCAAAGCTGGTCTTGCTGCAGCAGCTATGAAGGCGAAACTCTTTGCAGATCATGAGGAACGAGAAATTCAAAGACTGTCAGCTAATATCATAAACCATCAG TTGAAGAGAATGGAGCTGAAGCTGAAGCAGTTTGCAGAAGTAGAAACCTTACTCATGAAAGAATGTGACCAAGTGGAGAAAACAAGGCAAAGGTTTGCTGCAGAGAGGGCCCGCATTGTATCAACTAGATTCAGTCCTGTTGGTGTCACATCACAAATGAGTCTTCCTGGTGTTGCTTCTTTCATGGCAAACAATAACATCAGCAACAACAGGCAACAGGTAATGTCAACCTCGCCTTCACAGCCACAACCAAGTGTTTCTGGATATGGCGGCAACCAGCCAGTAAATCCCCATGTGCCATTCATGCAACGTCAACCAATGTTTCCAATGGGCCCAAGGTTGCCCCTTACAGCCATGCAGGCATCCACTTCGGGATCTCCAAATGTCATGTTCAACTCCCCGGGGAATACACAACCCACTATTAACCATCCATTAATGAGGTCAGCATCCGGGACTAGCTCTGGTTAA